The Nocardia sp. BMG51109 nucleotide sequence TCCGCGGGCGGTGGAGGCGTACTATCGGGCCCGCACGGATCCGCCGGACGTGGGCCCGACCCTGGTGCGGCACACGCTCGTTCACCTCGACGGCTTCAGCCAGGACATGCAGCGGCACGACCTGCAGGCGCAGGGACTGGCGGCGGCGATCTCGGCACATACCGATCCGCTGCCCGGGCCGCGCCGGCGACTGTGCTTCCGCCCGCCGTATCCCGCGTGAGATGCGCCCGTATTCCGCGAGCGATGCATCCCGAGATGTCTTGCCCCTCATCAGTATTCGAGACATCCCGGCATGCCGGCTACAGCGGCGCGGGCCCGAGCACCGCGCCGAGCCAGTCGAGGTTCACCCAGTCCCATCGCCGCCGCGGCGAATCGTCCACCGGCACGGACGATTCGCCGAGCAGGATGCGCACCGGCCGCGGCAGCGGAAAGGTGAGATCCCCCGGATCACCGTGCGCCATTGCGGGCCTCCTCCGGATGCAGGCGGCGAAAACGGCTGCCGTGGAAGACCAGTGGGTCGACCCCGGTCGGGGTGGCCAGGCGCCGCACCCGCAGGATGACCACGTGATGGTCGCCGGCGGGCACCTGGGTCTCGATCACGCCCTCGAGCCAGGCCGAGGCGCCGTCCACGAACACCGCGTGCTCGGCGCCGCGATGCAGTGCCAGATCGCGGAACCGGTCGCCGTCGCGGGAGCTCAGCGAGCGCGCGGCCGCGTGCTGATCGGTGCCCAGCAGGCTCAGGCCCAGATGGCTGGCCACCGCCAGGCGGGGCCACGTGTTCGAACTGTTCTGCACACAGAACGACACCAGCGGCGGATCCAGCGACACCGGAACGAACGTGCTGACCGCCAATCCGTACGGCGTGCCGTCGATCTCGGCGCACACCGCGACGACGCCGCTGGGGAAGGCCGCGAAGGCGCGGCGCAAACCGGCACCGTCGGCGGGGATTTCGTGCAGTTCAGCCATGATTCACCAGCTCGATCTCGGATACCTCGAACACCGCGCGCCGTTCGCCCGGCGTCGCGCGCGGCCTGCGCCTCGACGGGGCGCCGGGCACGGAAACCGGGCGCCCGGCGCACCTTCGACTAGACCATCGGCGCCGCCTCGGGCGCGAGGGTTTCGCTCGGCGCGATTGCATCGCTCGCCGGGCCGTACCGGATAGAATTGCCGGATCACGAAAGGGGGAGCAGTGATCTACCAGCAGCCCGACCCAGCCGGGCAGCCCTACCAGCCCTATCCCGGCGGGCACCCCTATCCCGGCGGCCCCGGGCAGCCCTGGGCACCACCGAGCAGGCCGCCCACTCCGCAGTCGGTGATGGTCGCGTTCTACCTCATGCTCGCCGGAGCCGTGCTGACCCTGCTCGGCACGACGGTCGGATTCACGCAGCTGACACAGATACGCGATCAGATCCGCGACGACGCCCCCGAACTCACCGACTCCCAGGCGAATATGGCCGTTGCCGTGGGGATCGGATCGGGCGTCGCGGTCGCCCTGGTGTCGGCCGCCCTGTGGACCTGGATGGCATTCGCCAGCCGGGCGGGGAAGAACTGGGCCAGAATCACCGGAACGGTGTTCTTCGCCGTCAACGCCGTGTTCTTCGTGATCGGACTCGTCGGCGCCGGGCTGCTCGGCACGGCGACCAGCGTCGTGAGCACGATCTTCAGCGTCCTCGTCCTGATCGTGGGCCTGGCCGCCGTCGTCTCCCTGTGGACAAAACACTCCGCTCCCTACTTCCGGCCGGTGCCGCCCGGCGGTTACCACCCGTACCCGGGTGGCTAGCCGCGTCGCGGCCATACCCCGTACTCATCCACCTCCAGCGTCGCCGGACAACGGAAACCGTTGTGTCCCAGCGCCTTCCTGCATCACAGGACCCAGCGGGACGAGCGGCGCGAGCCACACCAGCCGGGGCACGATCCGACGCAGGATCGGCCCGGCCCCACTCCTCATGCGCAGTCCCGGGCCGATTCGCCGGCGCGGCGAGCGATCGCGGCGGCCAGGTGCCCGGCGATCCCCTCGATCGTGGGATGGTCCCACATGATCAGCGTCGGCACCGGGAACCGTAGCCACGCGGCGAGATCGGTGGCGACCTCGACGGCGTCGGCGGAGTTCATCCCGAACTCGGCGAACGGGGCCCGCACGTCGATCTCCTCGAGGGGCAGGCCGAACCGTTCGGCCACCCGGCGCTTCAGCCAGCTCTCGATCACCTCCGCGCTCAGATCGGCGGTCGGTGGTTCAGCCGGCCACCACTGGTGCTGAACCTCGAAAGCTCCGGACTGCAACATCTTTAGCGTTTCGGAACGCCTGATCTTGCCGCTCGACGTCTTCGGGATCTGGCCGGCCGTGATCAGCACGACGGCATGCACGCCGACGGCATGTTCGGTGGATATCGCCCGGCGGACGGCCGCGGCGGCGCCCTCGAGGTCGTCGCCGGCGTCCGGGCGCACCTCCTGCACGATCACGATGCGGTCGCCCTCGTTCTCCTCCTCCGAACTGATATCCACGGCCGCAACGCATCCCGGCCGCAGCGCCGGGTGGCTTTCCTCCGCGCTGCGCTCGATGTCCTGCGGATAGGTGTTCTGCCCGCGGATCACGATGACGTCCTTGCGGCGTCCGGTGACGAAAAGCTCTCCGTCATAGGTGAATCCGAGATCGCCCGTGCGCAGGAACGGCCCGTTGCCGTCGGCCGTGCAGGCGTCGAAGGCTTCGGCGGTCTCCAGAAGCCTTCCCCAGTAACCGATTCCGACGCTGTCGCCCGCCACCCAGATCTCGCCGACCCGGCCGGGACCGCATTCGGCGCCGGTGTCCGGGTCGACCAGCACGACGAGCTGCCCGTCGACGGCGCGCCCCGCGCTGACCAGCGTCGTCCCGAGGCCCTGCTCGCTCGCAGGCACCCCGCGGCCCTGTCCGAGCGCCGCCGAATCGAACCGCTCGACGCGCGGCGCGTCGGACACCGAACCGGTCGTCAGGACCAGGCCCTCGGCGAGTCCGTAGAGGTTCAGATGGGTGGAACTGCGGAAGCCGGCCACCGCGAAGGTTTTGTCGAAGCGGTCCAGGGTGGCGGCGCGCACCGGCTCGGCGGCGTTGATCGCGACCTGCCAGCAGCTCAGATCGAGATCCTGCACCTCCCGCCGACCGGTACGGCGTGCGCACAGATCGTAGGCGAAGTTGGGGCCCGCCGTGGCCCGCACCCGATACCGCGAGATCGCCTGGACCCACCGGGCCGGCCGGCGCAGGAAGTCCAGCGGCGTCATCATGATGATCGGGTTCCGCCCGTACACCGGTTGCAGCAGGCCGAAGAACAGTCCGAGGTCGTGGTACTGCGGCAGCCAGCTCAGCACCCGCGCACCCGGCTCGACGAGCCGCGCGAACACCGAACCGCAGTGCAGCAGGTTGCCGTGGGTGACCACCACGCCCTTGGGTGCGGAGGTCGAGCCGGACGTGTATTGCAGGAAGGCCGGGCTGTCACGGGTGACCGCGGGCTGGTGCCAGTCGGCGGCGCGCCCGTCGGGCACCTGTGACGTGACGATCCACGACAGCGTCGCCAGGGCGGGTTCCACCCCGACGAAGGCGTCGATGCGGGCGTACACGTCCGGGTCGGTGAGCGCCACCTCGATCCCGGCGTCCGGAATGATGGTGTGCAGCTGGGAAACCGAGCGATTGAGCTCGGGCGGATAGGCGGGCACCGCGATGGCGCCCGCGTACAGGCACGCGAAAAACGCCACCACATAGTCGATTCCGGCCGGATAGACCAGCAGCACGCGCTCCCCGGCCAGGACGCGGGCCTGTAGCTCACCCGCGATGGCGCGGGCGCGCAGGTCCAGCTGCGCCCAGGTCAGGGTCAGCTCCTCGGACTCACCGTCGGTCAGAAAGGTGTACAGCACGTCGTCGCCGCGTTCGTCCGCACCCGCCCGCACCAGATCGATATAAGAAGTCATTGATTCAACACTCCGAGATCGGCGCCGGCTCATCCGCGGCGCAGTAACCGTTTCGCCGCTTCCTGGCCGGACCGGAAACAGGCCTCGAGCGGCGCTCCCTTGACGTAGTCACCGGCGAGTTCGACGCCCGGCACGCCGGACAGTTCCGTGCGCACCTTGGACAGGAAATCGCCGTAGAACGGCAGGTAGGCGCAGTAGGCGGCATCCCAGATCCGGGTCACCGTATGTACCCTGACCAGCTCACCCTCGATGCCGAGCAGGCCCTTGATCAGTGTCTCGGCCTCGTCGACCCAGGCGCCGAGCTCGTCCGGGGTCGGCATCGGGCGCGCGGCTCGCCCGCTGAAGGTGTAGCGCACGATGTTCAGGTCGTTCACGCCGTAGACGCCGGCATTGCTGCACCGCCCGCCGTCGAGCGCGATCGCGCGCACCACCGTGCCGAAGACCGGGCGATCGTATTCGATCACCGCGACCGCGGCCGGAAAGTACCGCACCTCGGCCAGCAGCTCGCTCAGCGCGGGCATCTCGGACTTCACGATGTCGGCCGCGGCGTAGGCCGGCGTGGCCACCACGACCCCGTCGTAGGGCAGTTGCTCGGGCCCCTTGCCGTTGCCCGCGATCCGCACCCCGCTCACCTTCCCGTCCTGCACGACGAGCGATTCCACAGGTGAGTCCGTCCGCACCGCAACGTGTTTCGAGAACTCGTCGAGCGCGGGCTGAACGCCGTGGGTCAGCTGGTCGAAGGTGCTGGCCAGGCTCAGATTCACGTTGAAGTTGCCGAGGTACATCTCGTCCGGCTCGGCGCCGTTGAGCCGCACCGTCAGCGGCCGGAACATGTTGTTCGCCAGTGCCGAACCGAAATACGAGGTGAGCGGGCGGTGGTCGCGTCGGGCCCCGATCCGCGAGAACGTCGCACCGCCGAGGAACCGGTTGCTGTCGTCGCGCTTGATCCGCAACATCAGGATGCCCAGCTTCAGCAGGTCCAGCGGCGAACCGAGCCGGAGGATCTTGCGGACCAGATCCAATCGGCTGTTCTTACTGTCGAAGGTGATCAGCTTGCCGTCGATCAGCCGGGACGTGTTGACGCCGAAGTACTCGAAGTCGTCCCCGGCGCCCATGGCGGTGAGGAAGGCGCGCAACTCGGTGTAGGTGCGGCTGATGTTCTTGCCGCCCATCATGACCGGGCGGTCACCGAGGTGGTCGACCCCGAATCGCCCGCCCAGCACCGGGTTTCGCTCGAAGAGTTCCACCTTGTGCCCGGCCCGCTGCAGCTCGTGGGCCGCGGCGATGCCGGCGACACCGCCGCCGACCACGGCGTATTTCCTGGTCTTGTCGAGTCTCGTCACATTGTTCGTCGAGGTGGTCATGTCGTCGCTCCTGGTCGTTGTCACGCGCCGGCCGGATACGGCGCTAGTTCGATGCGGCACCCCGCGATGCGGGCGCCGAACTGATGGACGCCGAGTGCGACTCGGGCGCCGTCGGTGTCGGGGTCTGCCTCGGGCTCGGCGGTGAGCTCGACGGGCGCACCGAGTTCGGCGAACCCGGAGAAGGTGGCTTCGCAGCCGAGCACGGCGGCGACGGGCGAGGCGAGGAACCCGGCGCGGGCCGCGGCCACGACCGCCGCCTGCCGGTATCCCTCGATCAGCAACGGACCGGGCACGTGGTCGTAGGCGTGGTCGAAGAACGACGGATGCCGCTGATCGATCACCAGCGAGAACCCCCGTTCGGTCGTGCCGACGACGACGTTGCGCGGATCTCGGCGCCCGACCTGCTCGGGAGCCACCCGCTGCACCGGCTCGGCGGGCGCGTCCACGCCGGGCCGATTGTCCTGCTGCAGTGCGCGAATCTCCCGGTAGGTGTCAGCGGGGAACTGAATACCGCTGCCCCGCAACGTCATCGCCTGCGAACCGGCGATGGTGAGCTGCGCCTCGAAGAACGTTCCCGCGGCGTCGCCGAAGGAGTCGAACATCCCGGCGTGCGCCCGGACGATGCCCTCCAGCGGTGCGTTACCCGTGTCGCGGAAGACACTGAGATCCTCGACCTCGAAATCCAGCTGCTGCAGGCTGGCCGGGGTGTTCTGCGGAACGTTCAGATACCGGTGGCCCACCACGATCATCGCCTGGCGGATCGCCTCCACCGTCGACAGCGGGTCGTGATAGTCCACCAGCCGGTCGAAATACAGCGAGTGCGCGCGCGGGATCTGGATCGCGGCCAGAAAGCCCTCCGATCCGTCCGTCGAGGTGTCGGCGACGAACACCTCGCCCAGCGCGCGGCGGTGCGCCAGCGAACACGGCACCGTGCGTTCGAAACTCAACATCGTCTCGGTGGCCTGACTCATGGCGAAACCTCTTCCAGCACGGGTTCTTCGACTCCGGTGAGCAACCGCGCCGCGTCGCGCACCGTCGGATGGGTGATCAGGCTCTCCAGCGAGATCGACGTCCCGGCAACCTGATTCAGCCTGCTGCGCAGCTCCAACATGGACAGCGAGGTCAGGCCGGCCTCGAACAGGTTCGCCTCGCCGGCGATCTCGCCGTCCAGCTCGAGCAGGATCTCCGCGAGCTGGGACCGCACCACGCCGGCGGCGAATTCGAGCCGTTCGGATTCGGGCAGCGCGGCCAGGTCGTCCCGGAACCGTTGTCCGGGATCGACGTCCGGGGCGCCGTCGGGCCGCTGCTCGACGGCCGGGAGGGCGGCGGTGGTCCCGGACCAGTAGCGCCGATGCTGGAAGGCGTAGGTCGGCAGGTCCACCACCCGCGCCCCGCGCCCCGCGTACATCGCCGCCCAGTCCACGGTGGCGCCGGTGGTCCAGGCGGTGGCCACGGCGCGCAACAGGCTGCGCACCTCCGGTTGTCCGCGACGCAGTGCGGCGGCCACGGAATGCCCACCGTCGGTGAGGCATTCGTGGGTCATCCCGGCGAGCGCCTCGCCCGGCCCGGCCTCCAGGAACAGGGTCGCTCCGGCGTCGGCCAGCGTGTGCACGCCGTCGCGGAACAGCACGGCGTGGCGGGCCTGGGCGACCCAGTAGTCCGGGCTGCACAACTGCTCGGTGGTCGCGAATTCGCCGGTGACGTTGGATACCACCGGGATCGCGGACGACCGCGGCCCGGCCGCGGCGACCACTCGCCGATACTCGTCGAGCATGCCGTCCAGATGTGGGGAGTGAAAAGCCCGCTCCACCCGCAGCCGCTTGGTACGCCGCCCGCGCGCCCGCCAGTATTTTCCGATCGCGGTCACCGCCTCCTCGTCACCGGAGACGACCGTCGCGTTCGGGCCGTTGCTGGCCGCGATCGCCACTGTCGATTCCTGCCCGACGATCGATTCGGCGACCTCGACGTCGGAGGCCCGCACCGACAGCATGGCGCCGGGGCGCAGCCGCTGCATCAGCCGCCCGCGCGCGGCCACCACCGCGGCGGCATCCGCCGTCGGGAACACCCCGCCCGCGTGGGCGGCCGCGAGTTCGCCGATCGAGTGCCCGAGCAGGTAATCCGGTACCACTCCCCAGGACCGGAGCAGATGCAGCAGCGCGACCTCGACGGTGAACAACGCGGGCTGGGTGTAGTCGGTGCGATCCAGCAGGCCGGTGTCGTCGGTATCGAAGATCACCGCGCGCAGCGGGTGGTCCAGATGCCGGTCGAATTCGCCGCACAGCTCGTCGAAGACCCGGGCGAACTCCGGATACGCCTCGTACAGTTGCCTTCCCATGCCCGCGGCCTGACTGCCCTGGCCGGGCAGCAGGATCGCGACCTTCGGCGCCGAGCCGGCCCGTCCCGTCACCGCGCCGGACGCGCCGGCGCCCTGCGCCAGCGCCGCGAGCCCGTCGGCCAGTTCCGTGCGATCCGCGACGACGAGCGCGGCGCGGCGGTCGAATCCGGTCCGGGTCGTGGCCGCGGACAGCGCGATGCTCGCGACGTCCGGCGCGTCGTCGGCCACGCAGGCCGCACGCAACCGCTCCGCCTGACCCCGCAGCGCACCGTCGGTCCGCGCGGACAGCACACACACCGACAACGCACCCTCGACCGAGTCACCGTCGGCGGCAACGGGTTCGGCCCATGCGGGATCGTACTCGAGAATCACGTGCGCATTCGTGCCGCTGATGCCGAACGAGGAGATCCCGGCCCGCCGGGGCCGGTCGCGCTCGGGCCACGGCCGCGACTCGGTCACCAGGCGGATGTGCCCCGCCGACCAGTCCACGTGCGGCGAGGGCGTGTCGACGTGCAGCGTGGGCGGCATCGCCGCGTGCCGCATGGCGAGGATCATCTTGATCAGGCCCGCGGCGCCGGCCGCCGACTGCGTGTGCCCGATATTGGATTTGATCGACCCGAGCAGCAACGGCTGCTCGGCCGGTCGCTGCCCGTAGGTCGCCAGCAGTGCCTGCGCCTCGATCGGATCGCCGAGTACCGTGCCCGTTCCGTGGCCCTCCACGGCATCCACATCCGACGCCGACAATCCGGCGTTCGCCAGCGCCTGCCGGATGACGCGCTGCTGGGACAGGCCGTTCGGCGCCGTCAGCCCGTTCGACGCGCCGTCCTGGTTGGTCGCCGAGCCGCGGACCACGGCCGCGACGGGATGGCCGTTGCGCCTGGCGTCCGAAAGCCGTTCCAGCACCAGAACTCCCGCGCCCTCCGACCACGAGGTGCCGTCCGCCGCGGCGGCATAGGACTTGCAGCGCGCGTCGTACGCCAAACCCCGCTGCGCCGAGAAGAATACGTAGCCCAGCGGCGACATCGTCACGGACACACCGCCCGTCAGCGCCAGCGAGCATTCGCCCGACCGCAGCGACTGCGCGGCGTGATGCAGCGCCACCAGCGATGACGAGCACGCGGTATCGACGGTCACCGCCGGGCCCTGCAAGCCGAGGAAGTAGGCGATCCGGCCGGAGGCCACCGCGGGCATGTTCCCGGTCAGCAGATAGCTTTCGGCGCCCGCCAGGTCCGGGCCCGCGGCCAGCAGCGAGCGATAGCCCATATCGCTGAGTCCGAGAAATACGCCGGTCTCCGTGCCCCGCAGCGCAGCGGGATCGATCCGGGCCCGCTCGAAGGCCTCCCAGGCGAGTTCGAGCAGCATGCGCTGCTGCGGATCCGTCGCCAGCGCCTCCCGGGCCGAGATCCCGAAGAACCCGGCATCGAATTCCGCCGCGCCGTCGAGGAATCCGCCCTCTCGGACATACGACTTGCCCGGCACGCCCGGCTCCGGATCGTAGAGATCGTCGAGGGGCCAGCCCCGATCCGCCGGGAACCCCGTGATGGCATCGCGTCCCTCGGCGACCAGCCGCCACAGGTCGTCGGGGGTGGCGACGCCGCCCGGGAAGCGGCAGGCCATCCCGACGATCGCGATCGGATCGTCCGCCGCCGCGGCCGGGTGCGCCGCGGCCGACGACGCCGCCTCGGCCTCCGCACCGGCCGGCTCGCTCAGATGCGCGGCCAGCGCCTCGATGGTGGGGTGGTCGAAGATCACCGCGGCCGGCAGGGCGATCCCGGTCTCGGCCGCCACCCGGTCGCGTAATTCGACGGCGGTCCGGGAATCCAGCCCCAGATCGACGAAACCCGCTGTGACATCGATGTTTTCGGGGGCGAAGTCGCCGAGAACCGCATCCACCTGACGCCGGATCATCTCCATCAGCAGCCGTTGCCGCTCGCTCAAGTATCGGTGTTGCAACAGGTCGAGGGCGCGGCTCGCGGAATCAGGTGCGTCGGCCCCGGCATGCTCGTCCGCACCGGACAGTTCTGCATGCGACATTTTGCCATCCTCGTATCGTTCGAAATCCGTAACGGCACCGTTCGGCGCGCCCCCGCATATCTGGTGTGCGATGAAATCCTATGGGCGTGTCGCACCGCACCACCCATCGACCGGTAATCGTCCGGCCACAAGGAAAAATCAACCGTCCGACCAGGTCAACCGGTGGGTGCGCGATTACCGGCCGATTACCCGCCGACCGCTAGACTTGCGCGGTCAAGAATCGAAGACACGTATCCGAATGTACGGATGTTTACCCTGGTTCGCTGATTAAAAACGTCGACGCCGACGAATTCGTCGCGAGCCGGAGATCAGAGGTTGTTATGATTTCTCCGAAAGCAGCCGAATCCGTTGAAATTCCCGTCGATTTCGCCGGACTCTGCCGGCAACATGCCGAATCTCGCCCCGACGATATCGCCCTCGTCTGCGGCGACCGTTCGATCGGTTACGCCGCGCTGCAACAGTCGTCCGCCCGGGCCGCGAACGCGCTACTAGCGGCCGGCCTGGGCGCCGGCGACCGGATCGCCTACATCGGCCGGGACTCCGAGCACCTCTACGAGTTGCTGATCGCCGCCGCCGAGACCGCGACGGTGCTGATCCCGGTCAATCGGCTGCTCACCGCCGACGAACTCGCCCACATCCTGCTCGATTCCGGCTGCCGTCTGCTGTTCGTCGATGCCGCGACCGAATCGGTGGTGGTGCAGGCGCAGGAGCGGGCCGGCACCCGAATCGACGTGGTGCACACCGATATTCCCGGCCGTCCGGGTGGCGGCTTCACCGACTGGCTCGACGGCCACCCCACCACCGATCCGAATATCGCTGTCGGACCGGACGATCCGCTCATCCAGATGTACACCAGCGGCACGACCGGCCTGGCGAAGGGCGTGATGATCGGCCAGCGCAGCATCTACGCGGCCCGCGAGAGCCTGCTCGCACCCGAGGTGGACTGGTTCGACGTCCGCGACGACGACCGGCTCCTGGTCGCCATCCCGAGCTTCCACATCGCCGGCCTGGCCTGGGTGGTGCAGGGCCTGTTCGCCGGGGTGCCCGTGGTCCTGCTGCCGGAGTTCACGCCGGGCGCGGCCGTGGATCTCGTAGTCGCCCAGCGCATCACCGTCATGGTGGCGGTGCCGGTGATGTTCGCGCTGATGCTCGGCGAACCGGCGGCGACCGGCGAGGCGTTCACCCGGCTCCGTCTGGCGGCCTACGGCGGCTCCCCGATCCCCGAAACCCTGCTCGCCGAGTGCATGAAACGGTTCGACTGCGGATTCGTCCAGTTCTACGGCATGACCGAGACCGGCTGTTCGATCACCTATCTGCCGCCGGCCGACCACACCCCCGGCAACCCGCGGCTGCGCTCGGCCGGTTACCCCTGCCCCGGATTCGACATCACCGTCGTCGACACCGCGGGAGATCCGTTGCCGCCGGGCGAGATCGGCGAGATCCTGGTGCGCAGCCCGGCGACGATGCTCGGCTACTGGAACAAGCCGGAGGTCACGGCGCACACCCTCGTCGACGGCTGGCTGCACACCGGCGACGCCGGCTGGCTGGACCCCGACGGATATCTGTTCCTGTGCGACCGCATCAAGGACATGATCATCGTCGGCGGCGAGAACGTGTACCCGGCGGAGGTGGAGAACGCCATCACCGCTCATCCCGCGGTGCGCGAGGCCGCCGTCATCGGCGTGCCCGACGAGCGCTGGGGCGAGGTGGTGCACGCCTTCGTGGCCGTGCACGCCGGGGCCGAGGTCACCGGCCGCGAGCTGGCCGCGTTCCTGCGCGACCGGATCGCGCCGTTCAAGCTGCCCCGCAAGTTCGACTTCGTCGACTACATCCCGCGCAATACCACCGGAAAGATCCTGCACCGGGAGCTGCGGGACAGGTTCTGGGCCGGACGGGAGAGGGCCATCAACTGACGACATGTCCTTGGTGAGGACAGTTTCCGGATCGTGTGCGTTGACCATTCGATGTCGGTATGAGGCCGCCTCGAAGCCACGTCCCTGTAACCCGAGTACAGCCATATCTCACGGCTGCGCAAGGCGAGAGGTGACGGTAGTGGAGTTCCGTGTTCTAGGTGAATTGGATGTCGTCGAAGACGGTGCGCAGATCCAGCTGGGTGGAGTCACCCGGCGCGCCGTCCTCGGCTACCTCCTACTGCACAACAACCAGGTGGTGCCCGCGAGTCAGCTGCGCGAGGCGCTGTGGAGCGGCGATTACCCGCCGACGGCCCGCAAGATCGTGCAGAACGCGGTGTCGGGGATTCGCCGCGTCCTCGCCGAGCACGAGCGGCCGGCGCAGACCACGCTGCTCACCCAGCCCCCGGGCTATCTGCTGCGGGTCGACCCGGATGCGGTCGATCTGATGCTGTTTCGCCGGCTGGTCCGGATCGCCGCCGACGAACTGGCCTCCGGCGCGGCCGAACACGCGCGCGTCCGATTCCGCCAGGCCCTCGGGCTCTGGCGCGGCCGCCCGCTGGCCGACCTGGCCGAGAACGGCATCCTGTGGAGCGAGCTGACCGCCATCGAGGACGAGCGGCTCAACGCCTACGAGAACTGTTTCGACGCCGAACTGGCCAGCGGGCGGCATCGGGAGATCACCCCCGAACTGGAGATCCTGACGGTGGCGGTGCCGACCCGCGAAACCTTCTGCAAGCAATACATGTTGGCGCTGTATCGATCCGGCCGGCAGGCCGACGCCCTCAAGGCGTTCCAGCGCACCCGCGGCGCCCTGGTCGAGCACCTGGGCATCGAGCCCGGCCTCGAGCTGCAGCGGCTGTACCAGATGATCCTGCGGCAGGATCCCGGGCTCGAGTTCCTTTCTCCCTCACAGCCTTCGGGTCCGTGGCGGCACATCGCGGCCGGGTAGCAGGCCGACCAGCCCGGCCAGCTGAATCATCAACCGCTGCCACTGGCCGTCGGTGAGGAACGGCGGGGTGTCCAGGTTCTTGAACCTGGTCGTCGCCACCGCCTGCGGTTCGGTGTACTTGAGCAGCCCCTCGACTCCGTTGCG carries:
- a CDS encoding AfsR/SARP family transcriptional regulator, which codes for MTVVEFRVLGELDVVEDGAQIQLGGVTRRAVLGYLLLHNNQVVPASQLREALWSGDYPPTARKIVQNAVSGIRRVLAEHERPAQTTLLTQPPGYLLRVDPDAVDLMLFRRLVRIAADELASGAAEHARVRFRQALGLWRGRPLADLAENGILWSELTAIEDERLNAYENCFDAELASGRHREITPELEILTVAVPTRETFCKQYMLALYRSGRQADALKAFQRTRGALVEHLGIEPGLELQRLYQMILRQDPGLEFLSPSQPSGPWRHIAAG
- a CDS encoding long-chain-fatty-acid--CoA ligase translates to MISPKAAESVEIPVDFAGLCRQHAESRPDDIALVCGDRSIGYAALQQSSARAANALLAAGLGAGDRIAYIGRDSEHLYELLIAAAETATVLIPVNRLLTADELAHILLDSGCRLLFVDAATESVVVQAQERAGTRIDVVHTDIPGRPGGGFTDWLDGHPTTDPNIAVGPDDPLIQMYTSGTTGLAKGVMIGQRSIYAARESLLAPEVDWFDVRDDDRLLVAIPSFHIAGLAWVVQGLFAGVPVVLLPEFTPGAAVDLVVAQRITVMVAVPVMFALMLGEPAATGEAFTRLRLAAYGGSPIPETLLAECMKRFDCGFVQFYGMTETGCSITYLPPADHTPGNPRLRSAGYPCPGFDITVVDTAGDPLPPGEIGEILVRSPATMLGYWNKPEVTAHTLVDGWLHTGDAGWLDPDGYLFLCDRIKDMIIVGGENVYPAEVENAITAHPAVREAAVIGVPDERWGEVVHAFVAVHAGAEVTGRELAAFLRDRIAPFKLPRKFDFVDYIPRNTTGKILHRELRDRFWAGRERAIN